From the Octopus sinensis unplaced genomic scaffold, ASM634580v1 Contig01713, whole genome shotgun sequence genome, the window cacagaaaattatatttgtatttgaattaaTCCTTCACCATATAAACAAAAAGAATCACATCGTTGAAATCGTAAAGCaataagataatgaatgattaattcagaagaatttaaataagcattacatttgatagagtaatctgaatgttaatgaGTTAAAGCAATTAAGAAGGCAGTTTGCAGCATCTTCAGATATTAACAAAGAACACTTTTGATGGAGATATATCAGTAGAGATATTTAAGAGCAATATACGAGAAGAAGGAAAACCTTTGTGTACTGTGAcgagagaaaggaaaattatgGAAATTGAATTATATCGGAGTGAAGTTGAATGTAAAAGAGAGTCTGAAGAAATTGATTTTTCTGATGGGGAGAAGAATGAAAAGGGCAAAAtatcatatcattgtgatatctgtggtaaatccttctctggaTATCGTTATTTCACTAGGCACAAGTGTGTTCATACAGCAAAGAAGCCATatcggtgtgatatctgtggtaaatccttttctcAAAATATTCACCTGACTAACCACAAACGcattcattcaggagagaagccatttcagtgtgatat encodes:
- the LOC118760916 gene encoding zinc finger and SCAN domain-containing protein 22-like; this translates as MEIELYRSEVECKRESEEIDFSDGEKNEKGKISYHCDICGKSFSGYRYFTRHKCVHTAKKPYRCDICGKSFSQNIHLTNHKRIHSGEKPFQCDICGKSFSGSNHVTAHKCVHTGEKPYPCDICGKSFSQSNHLTRHRRIHPVTQQSN